A single genomic interval of Flavihumibacter rivuli harbors:
- a CDS encoding TonB-dependent receptor, producing MINRLLKKWMLTLVGNILTLALVAQTGSISGTVIDKNTLQPLAGVSLILQPGNTGQTSSDKGTFRFDGITPGTYSIALTAIGYQSRTLPNLVITTGNEQTLTIELEASASTLTGVVVSGRKNTARATSLESPLSIQRLTTEDIKANPGGNFDISKVIQSLPGVGGGVGGGGFRNDIIIRGGAPSENVFYLDGIEVPIINHFSTQGSGGGPQGILNVSFIEDVKLSSSAFDARYDNALSSVFQFKQKNGNSKRLQGNIRLSGTELAATFDGPISPKTTFLASARRSYLDFLFKTLDLPIRPNYWDFQFKTTTKLNDKMTLNFLGVGAIDEFRFAAPKEATPEKLYAINSSPIINQWTYTIGASLRRLTENGYWNLSLSRNTLDNQSDKYEDNEDPKPSERTLLIKSRETENKFRFDVTNNINGWKLSYGASLQYIQFDNEFFQRFRPQLTDENGNIIQEAETLTSLTDESFLRYGAFVQAGKRVLNDRLALSAGIRVDANNLENGESNPFQQFSPRISASYALTEKWNISASYGLYYRLPSYTQLFYQNLLNSSIILNPGDYIRSSHWVAGLEFLPSSTTRFTLEGFYKKYSNYPVSVLDGISLANKGTEFGAIGNEPVTQDGKGRAYGFEFFAQQKLTRRFFGILSYTFYRSEFTDISDRYIRSSWDNRHLLSTTLGYKFNRNWELGLKFRYQGAAPYTPFDMPASQLNYLTLGTGVLDYTNTNTLELPAFHASDIRIDKKWNLRRFTLDLYLDIQNWYNSQNPGLPQYTFRRNADNTAFVTTDGQPIQQNGSNAIPVILPNDESRVLPTIGFIIEF from the coding sequence ATGATCAATCGATTATTGAAAAAATGGATGCTTACCCTGGTCGGGAATATCCTGACCCTGGCACTGGTTGCCCAGACAGGGAGCATAAGTGGGACCGTGATCGACAAGAATACCCTCCAGCCATTGGCAGGGGTAAGCCTTATCCTGCAACCCGGCAATACTGGCCAAACCTCATCCGACAAAGGAACCTTCCGATTCGATGGCATCACACCGGGCACCTATTCCATCGCCCTGACCGCCATCGGCTACCAGTCGAGGACCTTACCCAACCTGGTGATTACCACGGGAAACGAACAAACCCTAACCATAGAACTTGAAGCCAGTGCCTCTACCCTCACAGGCGTGGTGGTCAGTGGCAGGAAAAATACAGCCCGTGCCACCAGCCTGGAAAGTCCATTGAGCATCCAGCGGCTGACCACGGAAGACATCAAGGCCAACCCCGGTGGAAATTTTGACATCAGCAAAGTGATCCAATCCCTTCCCGGCGTTGGCGGTGGTGTTGGCGGCGGCGGCTTCCGCAACGATATCATCATCAGGGGTGGCGCACCCAGCGAGAATGTGTTTTACCTGGATGGTATTGAAGTACCCATTATCAACCACTTCAGCACCCAGGGCAGCGGTGGTGGTCCACAAGGTATCCTGAACGTAAGCTTTATTGAAGATGTAAAGCTGAGCAGTTCGGCTTTTGATGCCCGTTATGATAACGCACTGAGCAGCGTATTCCAGTTCAAACAGAAGAATGGTAACAGCAAGAGGCTACAGGGCAATATCCGCCTGAGTGGTACCGAACTGGCAGCCACCTTTGACGGCCCCATCAGCCCTAAAACCACTTTCCTGGCCAGCGCCAGGAGGTCCTACCTTGATTTCCTCTTCAAAACCCTCGACCTTCCCATCAGGCCCAATTACTGGGATTTCCAGTTCAAGACCACTACGAAACTGAATGATAAAATGACGCTCAACTTCCTGGGCGTGGGGGCTATTGATGAATTCCGTTTTGCCGCACCCAAGGAAGCAACACCGGAAAAGCTCTATGCCATCAATAGCAGCCCGATCATCAACCAGTGGACCTATACCATCGGTGCCTCACTGCGTCGCCTGACCGAAAACGGCTATTGGAACCTTTCACTAAGCAGGAACACCCTTGATAACCAGTCGGACAAGTATGAGGACAATGAGGATCCCAAACCGAGTGAAAGGACCCTGCTGATCAAAAGCCGGGAAACGGAGAACAAATTTCGCTTCGATGTGACCAATAACATTAATGGCTGGAAGCTCAGCTATGGTGCTTCACTCCAGTACATCCAGTTCGATAATGAATTCTTCCAGCGCTTCCGTCCCCAGCTGACCGACGAGAATGGCAATATCATCCAGGAAGCCGAAACCCTGACGAGCCTCACAGATGAATCCTTCCTTCGCTATGGCGCTTTTGTACAGGCCGGCAAAAGGGTATTGAACGATAGGCTGGCCCTGAGTGCAGGGATCCGCGTGGACGCCAACAACCTGGAAAATGGAGAATCCAATCCCTTCCAGCAGTTCAGCCCGCGCATCAGCGCTTCCTATGCCCTTACCGAGAAATGGAATATCAGCGCCAGTTATGGGTTATACTACCGGTTGCCCAGCTATACCCAGCTCTTTTACCAGAACCTGCTCAATAGTTCTATCATCCTGAATCCCGGAGATTATATCCGCAGCAGCCATTGGGTGGCCGGGCTGGAGTTCCTGCCTAGCAGCACTACGAGGTTTACACTGGAAGGCTTCTACAAGAAATACAGCAATTACCCGGTGAGTGTGTTGGATGGCATCAGCCTGGCCAATAAGGGAACAGAGTTTGGGGCGATCGGCAACGAGCCGGTGACGCAGGATGGAAAGGGCCGGGCCTATGGTTTCGAGTTCTTTGCCCAGCAAAAACTTACCAGGCGATTCTTTGGTATCCTAAGCTATACTTTCTATCGTTCTGAATTTACGGATATCAGTGACCGTTATATCAGGTCAAGCTGGGACAACCGTCATTTACTGAGCACCACACTCGGGTATAAATTCAACCGCAACTGGGAATTGGGATTGAAATTCCGCTACCAGGGAGCAGCCCCCTATACCCCCTTCGATATGCCAGCCAGCCAGTTGAATTACCTGACATTGGGCACCGGGGTACTGGATTACACCAATACCAATACGTTGGAGTTGCCTGCCTTTCATGCCAGCGATATCCGCATCGATAAAAAATGGAACCTGAGAAGGTTTACCCTTGACCTCTACCTTGATATCCAGAACTGGTACAATTCACAGAACCCAGGACTACCCCAGTACACCTTCAGGAGAAATGCAGACAATACTGCTTTCGTGACCACAGACGGTCAGCCCATCCAGCAGAACGGGAGCAATGCCATACCAGTGATCCTGCCCAATGATGAATCCAGGGTCCTGCCAACGATCGGCTTTATTATTGAATTCTAG
- a CDS encoding glycoside hydrolase family 13 protein, with amino-acid sequence MKQLFRIAGLLSCLLPFHLSYAQPTEVSTKKWWKEAIVYQIYPRSFQDSDGDGIGDLKGIISRLDYIKSLGVDAVWLNPIYTSPNDDNGYDVSDYRNIMKEFGTMADFDALLKGLHDRGIRLVMDIVVNHSSDEHEWFKQAKSSRTNPFRNYYHWWNAEDGKPPYRYSLFDVNHDAWMYDSLTNSYYLHYFSRKQPDLNWENPKLRQEVYDIMKFWGDKGIDGFRLDAFQFAAKDTTWPEFPKGYEKQFVKYYAMQGNLHGYLQEMYKEVLSKYDVMSVAEGAGNSFEDAHNLVDARRKELHMAYAFEGVDIARMEGYSLQHFKEVFSRWDSAFAERGWLSIFLANHDQARLVSRFGNDDPKYRDLSSKMLSTFLMTMRGTPYYYNGDELAMTNAGFTRIEEYRDIQTLNEYKRLQQTGGDLAAYLKRIAFESRDNGRTPFQWDASKNAGFSSGTPWIKVNANAATINAAAQEKDPNSTLNFFRKLTAMRKTHPAMVYGSYRLLDKDNPNVYAYLREWEGKRYLVLLNFSKENTQANAGIDLSNYRIILSNYNSTNLSLKQNSWVNLRPYEALVVQL; translated from the coding sequence ATGAAACAACTGTTCCGTATTGCCGGTCTGCTCAGCTGCCTGTTGCCTTTTCACCTTTCTTATGCCCAGCCAACAGAAGTATCCACTAAAAAATGGTGGAAGGAAGCCATCGTTTACCAGATATATCCTCGTAGCTTCCAGGACAGTGATGGTGATGGGATCGGTGACCTGAAAGGCATCATTTCCCGCCTGGATTATATCAAGAGTCTTGGGGTGGATGCGGTTTGGCTGAACCCGATCTATACTTCCCCTAACGATGATAATGGCTATGATGTGAGTGATTACCGCAATATCATGAAGGAATTTGGGACGATGGCCGATTTCGATGCGCTGCTTAAGGGATTGCATGATCGCGGCATCAGGCTGGTGATGGATATCGTGGTGAACCATAGCAGTGATGAGCATGAATGGTTCAAACAGGCGAAGAGTTCCCGCACAAATCCCTTTCGCAACTATTACCATTGGTGGAATGCGGAGGATGGTAAACCCCCTTACCGTTACAGCCTGTTCGATGTAAACCATGACGCCTGGATGTATGATTCGCTGACCAATTCTTATTACCTGCACTACTTCTCACGTAAGCAGCCCGACCTGAACTGGGAGAATCCCAAACTGCGTCAGGAAGTATATGATATCATGAAGTTCTGGGGGGATAAGGGGATTGATGGGTTCCGGCTCGATGCCTTCCAGTTCGCTGCGAAGGACACCACCTGGCCGGAATTCCCTAAAGGCTATGAAAAGCAATTCGTGAAATATTATGCCATGCAGGGTAACCTCCATGGTTACCTGCAGGAAATGTATAAGGAGGTGTTGAGCAAATATGATGTGATGTCGGTGGCAGAGGGGGCGGGTAATTCCTTTGAGGACGCCCATAACCTGGTGGACGCCCGGAGGAAGGAACTGCATATGGCCTATGCCTTTGAAGGGGTGGATATTGCCAGAATGGAGGGCTATAGCCTGCAGCATTTCAAGGAAGTATTCAGTCGCTGGGATAGCGCCTTTGCGGAACGTGGGTGGTTGTCGATCTTCCTGGCTAACCATGACCAGGCCCGGTTGGTGAGCCGCTTCGGGAATGATGACCCCAAGTACCGGGACCTTTCTTCCAAGATGCTGAGCACCTTCCTCATGACCATGCGCGGTACACCTTACTATTACAATGGCGATGAACTGGCTATGACGAATGCCGGTTTCACCCGTATTGAGGAATACAGGGATATCCAGACCCTGAACGAGTACAAGCGCTTACAGCAAACAGGCGGCGACCTGGCTGCTTACCTTAAGCGGATTGCGTTTGAAAGCAGGGACAATGGCCGTACGCCCTTCCAGTGGGATGCCTCGAAGAATGCCGGGTTCTCCAGTGGAACGCCATGGATCAAGGTTAATGCCAACGCCGCCACCATCAATGCCGCCGCCCAGGAGAAGGATCCTAATAGTACGTTGAATTTTTTCCGGAAGCTCACCGCCATGCGCAAAACCCATCCCGCCATGGTTTATGGAAGCTACAGGTTGCTGGATAAGGACAATCCTAACGTCTATGCCTACCTGCGGGAATGGGAGGGGAAGCGATATCTGGTATTGTTGAATTTCAGCAAAGAGAATACACAGGCCAATGCAGGGATTGATTTAAGTAACTACAGGATCATCCTGTCTAATTACAATAGCACTAATTTAAGCCTGAAACAAAACTCATGGGTGAACCTCAGGCCCTATGAAGCCCTGGTGGTACAGTTATAG
- a CDS encoding sigma-54-dependent transcriptional regulator → MNLKNATILIIDDDTDVLTAVRLLLKTEAREVVTEKNPENLRNQLAAKKFDLILLDMNFNSSINTGNEGLYWLRKVREFKSDAAVIMITAYGDVDLAVRSLKEGASDFVVKPWHNERLLATIKEALNRKTENVSGIPGRDKSSVIGNELLGESEAMKDILYKIEKIAPTDANILILGENGTGKDLIAKAIHQYSLRAERPFVKVDVGALTESLFESELFGHKKGAFTDAREDREGRFEMANAGTLFLDEIGNISLQQQAKLLSVLQNRQVTRLGSNIPIPIDIRLVCATNVPLAELANETRFRRDLIYRINTVEIMVPPLRKRDGDILLLARHFIKQYSNKYLKPEPSLGRTAIEKLETYPFPGNVRELQYTIERAVIMLDGDVLEAKDLLFSPIEFPAGGTEEQDETKLSALEKNTILKVIDKHNGNITRAARELGLTRTALYRRLSKYDI, encoded by the coding sequence ATGAACCTGAAGAACGCAACCATACTTATCATTGACGATGATACCGATGTACTCACCGCAGTGCGCTTATTACTGAAGACCGAAGCAAGGGAAGTAGTAACGGAAAAGAACCCTGAGAACCTGCGCAACCAGCTTGCAGCAAAGAAGTTTGACCTCATATTGCTGGACATGAACTTCAACAGTTCCATCAATACAGGTAATGAAGGCCTCTATTGGCTCCGTAAAGTGCGGGAGTTCAAATCAGATGCGGCCGTGATCATGATCACCGCCTATGGTGATGTTGACCTGGCCGTTCGTTCCCTCAAGGAAGGTGCTTCTGATTTTGTGGTAAAGCCCTGGCATAACGAAAGGTTGCTTGCCACCATCAAGGAAGCGTTGAACCGCAAAACGGAAAATGTTTCGGGTATTCCTGGCCGTGATAAGTCATCCGTGATCGGTAATGAGTTACTGGGTGAATCGGAGGCCATGAAGGATATCCTCTATAAGATCGAGAAGATCGCCCCTACAGATGCGAATATCCTGATACTGGGGGAGAATGGTACGGGTAAGGACCTTATCGCCAAGGCCATCCACCAGTATTCCCTGCGGGCAGAAAGGCCATTTGTAAAAGTGGATGTTGGAGCCCTGACCGAAAGCCTTTTTGAAAGTGAATTATTCGGCCATAAGAAAGGTGCGTTTACAGATGCCCGTGAGGACAGGGAAGGCCGGTTTGAAATGGCCAATGCGGGAACCTTATTCCTCGATGAGATCGGTAATATCAGCCTGCAGCAGCAGGCGAAATTGTTGAGTGTACTGCAGAACCGCCAGGTGACGCGGCTGGGATCCAATATTCCCATTCCTATCGACATCAGGTTGGTTTGTGCCACCAACGTCCCCCTGGCAGAACTGGCGAACGAAACCCGTTTTCGTCGCGACCTGATCTACCGGATCAATACGGTCGAGATCATGGTGCCGCCCTTGCGCAAACGGGATGGCGATATCCTATTACTGGCAAGGCATTTCATCAAGCAATACAGCAATAAATACCTCAAGCCCGAACCTTCCCTGGGGCGCACTGCCATTGAGAAACTGGAGACCTATCCCTTCCCGGGTAATGTGCGGGAATTGCAATACACCATTGAAAGGGCGGTGATCATGCTCGATGGTGATGTGCTGGAAGCAAAGGACCTCTTGTTCTCGCCCATAGAATTCCCGGCAGGAGGAACAGAGGAGCAGGATGAGACCAAACTCAGTGCATTGGAGAAGAATACCATCCTGAAAGTGATCGACAAGCACAATGGCAATATCACCCGGGCGGCCAGGGAATTGGGCCTGACCCGGACAGCCCTTTACCGCAGACTCAGTAAATATGATATTTAA
- a CDS encoding GH1 family beta-glucosidase, whose amino-acid sequence MESNRRKLLKALGATGLGLSGLVKAAEAIAASPKEADPQPSRPFPGEFYWGTATAAFQVEGAVNEDGRGKSIWDIFSHTPGKIKNNWNADVAVDMYHRYREDVGLMKALGTNAYRFSISWPRIFPEGKGSPNQKGIDFYKRLVDTLLENGIQPFATLYHWDLPQALQAREKGWQSRSIAEHFAAYAGYVASQLGDRVKHFFTLNEMFTFVEWGHGTGLLAPGLKLSRKDLNQVRHHVVLAHGLAMQAIKAAAPGVKAGPAENMVNAVPAIATPEHIKAAQEATRQLNAGYLTVMLEGQYTNEFLEKEGKDAPRFTEAEMKAIGTPVDFAGINVYMPNHYVMASDAKPGYELLPFTKVHPKMASSWHYVGPEALYWGPRHMKEIWGVKEIYITENGCGAADEQDKEGRICDTDRVMFLRNYLLNMQQAIEEGIPVKGYFHWSLMDNFEWVSGYATRFGLYYVDYKTLQRIPKLSADFYREVIKAGRVL is encoded by the coding sequence ATGGAATCAAACAGGAGAAAACTTCTCAAAGCATTGGGCGCCACCGGGCTGGGATTGTCTGGCCTGGTAAAGGCAGCAGAAGCAATTGCAGCATCCCCTAAAGAAGCAGATCCTCAACCCAGCCGGCCATTTCCTGGAGAATTCTACTGGGGTACAGCAACTGCCGCATTCCAGGTAGAAGGAGCGGTCAATGAGGATGGAAGGGGCAAGTCCATCTGGGATATTTTTTCGCACACACCGGGCAAGATCAAGAACAATTGGAATGCCGATGTTGCGGTAGATATGTACCACCGCTATCGGGAAGATGTGGGTTTGATGAAGGCCCTCGGAACAAATGCTTATCGTTTTTCCATTAGTTGGCCGCGTATCTTTCCTGAAGGAAAGGGTAGCCCCAACCAGAAAGGGATAGATTTCTACAAACGCCTGGTGGATACCTTATTGGAAAACGGTATTCAACCTTTCGCTACCCTGTATCATTGGGACCTTCCCCAGGCATTGCAGGCGCGGGAGAAAGGATGGCAATCCAGATCAATTGCGGAACATTTTGCAGCTTATGCAGGCTATGTTGCCAGTCAGTTGGGAGATCGGGTTAAGCATTTTTTCACCCTGAATGAGATGTTCACCTTTGTTGAATGGGGGCATGGAACCGGATTGCTGGCTCCCGGCCTTAAACTCTCACGCAAAGACCTGAACCAGGTGCGGCACCATGTGGTTTTGGCGCATGGACTGGCCATGCAAGCCATTAAGGCCGCAGCACCGGGTGTTAAAGCAGGTCCCGCTGAAAACATGGTCAATGCAGTACCGGCCATTGCAACACCAGAGCATATCAAGGCGGCACAGGAAGCGACAAGGCAATTGAATGCCGGTTACCTGACCGTTATGCTTGAAGGCCAATACACCAATGAGTTTCTGGAAAAGGAAGGAAAGGATGCCCCACGGTTTACCGAGGCCGAAATGAAAGCAATTGGTACGCCTGTTGATTTTGCAGGGATAAATGTCTACATGCCGAATCATTATGTGATGGCATCGGATGCTAAACCTGGATACGAATTGCTACCATTTACTAAGGTTCATCCTAAAATGGCTTCTTCATGGCACTATGTAGGTCCGGAGGCCCTGTATTGGGGACCCAGGCACATGAAGGAAATATGGGGCGTTAAGGAAATCTACATAACAGAAAATGGTTGTGGCGCGGCAGACGAGCAGGATAAGGAAGGAAGAATATGCGATACAGACCGGGTCATGTTTTTACGCAATTACCTGTTAAATATGCAGCAGGCTATCGAGGAAGGCATTCCGGTTAAGGGATATTTCCATTGGAGCCTGATGGACAATTTTGAATGGGTTTCCGGCTACGCTACACGTTTTGGGCTGTACTATGTGGACTATAAAACCTTACAACGGATCCCCAAGCTTAGTGCTGATTTTTACAGGGAAGTTATAAAAGCCGGTCGGGTTTTGTAA
- a CDS encoding SRPBCC domain-containing protein, which produces MHLIPALLPNVATKTIKTTRIFTKPIDKVYKAWTDPRHLGNWWGPRGFTNSIEVFDLKPGGEWKFTMHGPDGKSYLNECEFVHIAPYDRIAWNHHSHPRFQVQVDLEEITPEKTLVQYQMIFLDESTCSSMRSFVTEKNEENLDKLEAELAMI; this is translated from the coding sequence ATGCATTTAATTCCTGCGCTTTTACCTAATGTGGCCACAAAAACCATAAAAACTACACGGATTTTCACCAAACCAATTGATAAGGTGTACAAAGCCTGGACCGATCCGAGGCATCTGGGTAACTGGTGGGGGCCCAGGGGATTTACCAATTCCATCGAGGTTTTTGACCTGAAGCCGGGGGGTGAATGGAAATTCACCATGCATGGCCCGGATGGTAAGTCCTACCTGAATGAGTGTGAGTTTGTGCATATCGCTCCTTATGACAGGATCGCCTGGAATCATCATTCCCATCCCAGGTTCCAGGTGCAGGTTGACCTCGAGGAGATCACTCCGGAGAAGACCCTGGTGCAATACCAGATGATCTTCCTCGATGAGAGTACCTGTTCCAGCATGCGCTCCTTTGTTACCGAAAAGAATGAAGAGAACCTCGATAAACTGGAAGCGGAGCTGGCAATGATCTGA
- a CDS encoding sensor histidine kinase gives MIFKRLESRIILRILALFALLCVAAWLVIKGYYIYAVIMAPLLAWLAYDFYRFQMKAHNELQQFVESVHYRDFSRYFDVKAAPADLQPLRQGFNEINTTFKVISKEKETQYQYLQRILELVDTGILSFELKSGEVVWMNESLKRMLQIPYLKTINSLARRDAELAETISGIKPGEVKIATAHLEKGSFKVLVSCSVFQTEAQVYKLIAFQNVNEALDETESKAWQRLLSVMTHEIMNSVAPISSLAATLKNRLHESMDKMNDHTGTLDDLEVGIETIKRRSEGLLRFAETYRSLNKITSLNLSKVYVLDLFQNLQQLMQPKLDQLNIELEIVLKDPELMLEADTNLVDQVLINLLVNAIDAVKDRPTPRIVLSAFQNANKRTVIKVADNGAGMPEEVLDKIFIPFFSTKKSGSGIGLSLCKQIMMLHKGTIQVQSVEGEGTAFSLQF, from the coding sequence ATGATATTTAAACGTCTTGAAAGCCGCATCATCCTGCGCATCCTGGCATTGTTCGCCCTGCTATGCGTTGCTGCCTGGCTGGTGATCAAGGGCTATTATATTTATGCTGTTATCATGGCCCCCCTTCTGGCCTGGCTGGCCTATGATTTTTACCGGTTCCAGATGAAGGCACACAATGAACTGCAACAATTTGTGGAGTCGGTGCATTACCGCGATTTCTCCCGCTATTTTGATGTGAAGGCTGCACCAGCAGACCTTCAACCGCTTCGACAGGGTTTCAATGAGATCAATACTACTTTCAAGGTGATCAGTAAGGAGAAGGAGACCCAGTACCAGTACCTGCAACGCATCCTTGAATTAGTGGATACCGGGATACTTTCCTTTGAACTAAAGAGTGGGGAAGTGGTATGGATGAATGAATCATTGAAGCGGATGCTGCAGATCCCTTACCTCAAAACCATTAATTCCCTGGCCAGGCGCGATGCGGAACTGGCCGAAACGATCAGTGGCATCAAGCCCGGTGAAGTGAAGATCGCGACTGCCCATCTGGAGAAGGGTAGTTTTAAGGTGCTGGTGTCCTGCTCGGTCTTCCAGACCGAAGCACAAGTTTATAAGCTCATTGCCTTCCAGAATGTGAATGAGGCTTTGGATGAGACGGAATCGAAGGCCTGGCAGCGATTGCTCAGTGTGATGACCCATGAGATCATGAACTCTGTTGCGCCAATCTCTTCCTTGGCAGCTACACTGAAGAACAGGCTGCATGAATCGATGGATAAAATGAATGACCATACCGGCACACTTGATGACCTGGAAGTGGGCATCGAGACCATCAAGCGGAGGAGTGAAGGGTTATTGCGCTTTGCGGAGACCTATCGCAGCCTGAATAAGATCACTTCGCTCAATTTGTCGAAAGTATATGTGCTGGACCTTTTCCAGAACCTGCAGCAGCTGATGCAGCCTAAATTGGATCAACTCAATATTGAGCTGGAGATAGTTTTGAAGGATCCTGAGCTGATGCTGGAAGCCGATACCAACCTGGTAGACCAGGTGCTGATCAACCTGCTGGTCAATGCCATTGATGCGGTGAAGGACCGGCCTACGCCGAGGATCGTGCTGTCTGCATTCCAGAATGCCAATAAGCGTACGGTGATCAAAGTGGCAGATAATGGGGCAGGTATGCCGGAAGAGGTGTTGGATAAGATCTTCATTCCTTTCTTCAGTACGAAGAAAAGCGGTAGTGGGATTGGCCTGAGCTTATGCAAGCAGATCATGATGCTGCATAAGGGTACTATCCAGGTGCAGAGTGTGGAAGGGGAGGGGACTGCGTTTAGTTTGCAGTTTTAG
- a CDS encoding alpha/beta hydrolase family protein, with protein MISEEISTNLGYTINATVYKASPGDKVLIIASATGVKQGFYKKFADFISSNGITVITFDYAGIGKSLKQPIKKVPVSVKDWGMNDLEAVIRFTRKTYPTAQLSLLGHSIGGQLVGLAQSSYELNQLILVAAQSGYWKWWKGTDRMKMWLNWHILFPVLINTFGYMPSKKISGMENLPKHVARQWSSWGRKANYLFDEIPADALHYHKITATILAISIEKDFYAPQKAVDWLSGKYLNAPVKKLHLTAEEYHSNEIGHFGIFRENFAESIWKMILNELEGLVSQPIDNNNT; from the coding sequence ATGATATCTGAAGAAATTAGCACTAACCTTGGTTATACGATCAATGCAACTGTTTATAAGGCAAGCCCTGGTGATAAAGTATTGATCATTGCTTCAGCTACCGGTGTTAAGCAAGGTTTTTACAAGAAGTTTGCTGATTTTATCTCTTCAAACGGCATTACGGTTATAACATTTGACTATGCAGGAATCGGGAAATCCTTAAAGCAGCCCATCAAAAAAGTTCCCGTCAGTGTGAAGGATTGGGGAATGAATGACCTGGAAGCTGTCATTCGGTTCACAAGAAAAACATATCCTACTGCTCAGCTCAGCCTGCTGGGCCATAGTATTGGTGGGCAACTGGTGGGATTGGCTCAATCTTCATACGAGCTTAATCAACTGATACTGGTTGCAGCACAAAGTGGCTATTGGAAATGGTGGAAGGGAACCGATCGTATGAAAATGTGGCTAAACTGGCATATCCTTTTTCCTGTCCTTATAAATACATTTGGTTATATGCCTTCCAAAAAGATCAGTGGCATGGAAAACCTGCCTAAGCATGTAGCCAGGCAATGGAGTTCCTGGGGGAGAAAGGCCAATTACCTCTTTGATGAAATTCCGGCAGACGCATTGCATTACCATAAGATAACCGCCACTATCCTGGCCATTAGTATTGAGAAAGATTTCTACGCCCCTCAGAAAGCGGTCGACTGGCTATCTGGAAAATACCTTAACGCCCCGGTGAAAAAGCTACATCTAACAGCCGAAGAATATCATTCCAATGAAATTGGGCATTTTGGGATCTTTCGTGAAAATTTTGCTGAATCTATTTGGAAAATGATCCTGAATGAACTGGAAGGCCTGGTTAGCCAACCTATAGATAATAACAACACATAA